The genomic interval GCGCTCCTCAGCCATGGTTACAAACTGCTCCCCTCCATTGCCGTCGGCGCCGGCGCTTCACTGTTTTTCAGCGGCACTTCCTGGGAGATAACAATCGGCCTCACCTTCTCAATCCTGCTTGAGGCAGTACTTGCCTACTGGATGATTGAACGCTCAACCACTATCAGCAAGCTCTTTGCTCTCTCTCGGAATACTGCCGCTTTTCTGCTCTTTGGTGTCGTCGTCGCTCCACTTGCAGGTGCGGTCGGCATGACTTCTACGTTCTGGCTCTCTGGACTTATCGACAATGAATTAGTCGGTAATCAACTGCTCTCCTTCTGGCTCAGTGATGCCTGTGGTGTGCTGCTCATAGTTCCCCTGATCATTGCCTGGCGAAAGAGAAGCACAGGCACGAACCACCGGCAACTTGAGTTGTTCCTGCTACTCCTATCGACTGTGCTGGTCTCTCTTATTACCTTTGGCCTACTAAATGAGGGCCGCTACCCCCTTGCCCACCTCCCCCTGCCGATCCTGGTCTGGGTGCTCTTTCGCTTCGGTCTGCGCACGCTCTCGCTTATCCTGTTGCTTGTCTCCGCCTTCGCCATTGCCGCCACCATACAGCAGTTGGGGCCTTTTGTTACCGGTGGTGACAGAGCAGCCTCATTCCTGCTGCTACAGCTCTATATCACTATTGCCGGCGCCTCCGCACTGATGATTAAGGCACTTCTTCACGAGCACAGCATCGCCCTGAAACAGCTCGCCCTCACCGCCAAAGTGATCGATTACACGCCTGATGCCATCGTTGTGACCAACCGCAGGGGGCAGGTATTGACAGTCAATCCCGCCTTCCGGAAAAACACCGGCTTCAGCTCCCGGGAAATTGTCGGAAAGAGTCTCAGTCTGCTGAGCTCCGGTCACCACGACAGCAGCTTCTTTACCTCTATGTGGCAACGGTTGGCCTGTGAAGGTGAATGGAGTGGAGAGATATGGAACCGCAGTAAATCGGGAACCACCCTACCTGAGTGGCTCCATATCACCGCTATGCGCAACAAAGCTGGAGAGATTACCCACTATATCGGTATCTACTCCAGCATCGCCCGTCAACAACAGGTAATGGACCGCATCCACGAACTCGCCTACTACGACATACTGACCCATCTACCCAATCGCCAACTGTTCACTGACCGACTCCTTCAGGCACTCAAATATGCCGGCCGCAACAAACAGACGTTGGCGCTGATGTTTCTCGACCTCGACCGCTTCAAAAACGTTAACGACACCCTTGGCCATGGCATCGGTGATAAGGTACTGACAGAGGCATCCAGGCGCCTACTCGGCTGCGTACGGCAAGCCGACACCCTGGCCCGGCTTGGCGGTGATGAGTTCACCATTATCCTGCAGAATATTAATGAGAAGTTCGACGCGGTAGTGGTAGCCGACAAGATCCTTGAAGCCTTTAGAAAACCGTTCCAGATCGGGGAGCATGAACTGTTCATCACCACCAGCATCGGCATCGCCCTCTACCCGAAAGACGGTCATAATTCTGAGGAGTTGATCAAATATGCCGACACCGCTATGTACCGGGCCAAGGGGTTGAGCGGCAACACCTACCAACTCTTCGCCTCTGGCATGAGTGAAACCTATGAGTGGAATCTGGAGATGGAGACGGCACTACGCCGAGCCATTGAAACAGGCGCCATACAGATGCTCTACCAGCCACAGTTTGATCTGCAAAACGGTGCCATCATCGGCGTTGAGGCACTGGCCCGCTGGCATGATCCATCCCTGGGTGATATCTCTCCCGAGGTATTTATCCAGGTGGCTGAAAATACCGGATTGATCCACCGTCTCGGGGAGCAGACCCTGAAGATAGCGATTCGTCAGGCCGGCCGCTGGGGCGAAGCGGGTGTCAAGGGGCTGCGTGTCTCCATCAACGTCTCCACCCTCCAACTGAGGCAGCGGGACTTTCTCGAACGGGTGGAAGCGATCACCAGCCTGTCACGCAACTCAGGGAATCGATTAGAGCTTGAGGTAACAGAAACCAGCGTAATGGAAAACGCCGAGTTTATGGAGGAGACCCTGCGTAGCATCTCTTCACTGGGATTGGAGCTTGCTGTGGATGACTTCGGTACCGGCTACTCTTCACTCAGTTATCTTAAACGACTACCCATCGACCGCCTAAAAATCGATCAGTCATTTGTTCGCGACCTGCCGGATAACAGCAACGATGCCGCCATCTGCCGCGCCATTATCGCCATGGCCCACAGCCTTAATCTGCGGGTAATAGCCGAAGGGGTGGAGACTGAACAGCAGAGAGCATTTTTACAGCGGGAGAACTGTGACGAAATGCAGGGCTTTCTTATCAGCAAACCGGTCAGTGCCGATGAGATTACCGAAATGGTCCACCAAGGATACTGGCAGATTGGCTAGACGACTGTACAGGGGATTAGAAGTAATTTTTCAGTGTCAGCTCGAATGCCGCGCCTGATGCCATAAAATGGACCTTTGCATCCAGTTGCAGCTCAACATTAATCTTTTTCAATGCCATACCCTGGCCACCGGTGTAGGCGATGTCATACCTGACCTCACTCTCATCCTTAGCGACGAATCGCCGTATCATCCAATCGACGATTTTTGACACCATATCGTCACCATACTCCTCGCCGGTGTGAGACTTTTTGGGTTTTTTGACTGACTCCCCAAAGCCGTTATCCATCACCCCGAGAACGAGCCGCTTACTGGCCTGATCCATAAACAGGATGATCTTAATTCCAGGAAAACGGGTGACATACTTTTTCTGCACAAATGCGGCATGGGAGAAGCTGTCTATGGCATTCTGGACGGCATCCTTCACCACACCCTTTATTATCTGATCATCACCCGCTGTTATACCGATTGGGGTGATCAGATCATTGTATACCTCAGGCATTATCACCAGATCGGAGAGGGCGTCACTCTGTTCAGACTTGCTTAAGGTGTGCCATGAGACCAATCTCGGGTCGTTATAGAGGACCGAAAACTGCCCCACTATGGTGATATCTTCACGATGGGATCTACGCTTGTGCAGATACATCTTAAACACGTGGTTAAGTTCAGCCAGAGTAAGGTTCTTTTTTGCCCTATACTCATCTATCGAATCATGTTCCGCTTGATAAATGACTGGTCCTTCCTTGAGAGATCTCCCAGTCGCAGAGAATTTGCTATTGTCTTTCAATATAACTCCTCTAGCCCATTACACAGACCGAAGCTGTCAATCTTGTCGATAACCGGCGCTAAGGATACCACAGTGGAATCCGTTGACCGTTAGGCAGCCCCTATGCCGGAATAAAGTGTATGACATGATTAGCGGCCTATTTTTCAGGAAATAAACCCTTCATGGCCATTTTCCGGCGGATAAAGGCGATCTGGGTCTGCAGCGACAGCTCCTTGGGGCAGATATCCTGACAACCAAGCAGGCTCATGCAGCCAAATACGCCGTCATCATCTCCTATCACTTGGTAGTAGTCATCATCGCTGCGATCATCCCTGGGATCGAGCCGAAAATGGGCAACCTTGTTGATCCCGACAGCACCGATAAAGTTGTCTCGCATAATCGCAGTACCACAGGCGGTGACGCAGCAGCCGCACTCAATACAGCGGTCGAGCTCATAGATCGCCTCCGCCAGATCCGGCTCCATGGGCGGCTCCATCCGATCTATCTCCGGCTTCTGGTGAAGGTGCACCCAGTTCTGAAGCCGGTGATTCATGGCGCTCATCCATTTGCCGGTATTGACCGAGAGATCGGCGATCAATTCGAAGGTGGGTAAAGGCAGCAGGGTGATTTCGTCGGGCAGTGCTTCGGTAAGGGTGCGGCAGGCAAGGCCTGGACGACCGTTAATGATCATGCCGCAGCTACCACAGACCCCTGCACGACAGACAAAATCGAAAGCGAGTGAGGTGGCCTGATTTTCACGAATCTGGTTGAGGGCGATAAACAGAGTCATACCCGGCGCCTCTTCCAGATTATAAGTCACCAGTTCAGGGCGGCTTTCAGTATCTGCCGGATTGTGCCGGAGAATATGGAAATTAAGGATTCGGCTCATTCCGGCAACTCGTCCAAGCGTTCATTATCACCACGGTACTTTTCCGGCAACAACTGCCTGAATGGCATCAGCCGGTCTTGCAGGAGATGTCGGTCCGCACCAGAGGACTCGCCCTCAGCATCGACCTCTGTCTGTCTTGACGGTGCATCCGGGTGTTCAGTGATATTTTTCTCCCCATAGCCACGAAATCCCGGTGGCAGCTCCATCGTTTTGATATCGAGAGGCTGATACTCCACCTCAGGCCGCGTCGCCTCTTCGTCCCGCCAGAAAAAGAGGCTACGATTCAGCCACTCCCTGTCGTTGCGACCGGGGTGATCCTCTCGGAAGTGTGCCCCACGACTCTCGGTACGCTGCAAGGCGCCCAGAGCGACACCAATGGCGATCTTCAGCATGCGCGGCAGACGGTAGGCGAGTACCAGTTCCGGATTGGCACCGGGGCGATTGTCGGCAAGGGAGAGCCGACGGCTGCGACTGAGTAAAGACTCAAGCACCGCTACAGCGGTCTCCAGGTCGGTACCGTTACGGAATAGCCCAACCCTCTCCATCATGATCGACTCCATCTCTTTTTTCAGCTCGACGGCACTCTCTCCACCCTCGCGATCGCAAAGCTGCTGTAGTCGCCGCCGCTCTCTGGCAACAAACGTCTCTGCCAGGGAGACAGAGGGATTCAGCCCCCCTTTTTCATCCTCGCAGAAATCGGCGACATACTCAGAGACCAACATACCGCTGACCACGGTCTCCGCCACTGAGTTGCCCCCCAGGCGGTTGAAACCATGCATATCCCAGCAGGCGACTTCACCACAGGCGAACAGCCCCTTGAGCCAAGGGCTCTCCCCCCGGTAATCGGTTCTGATGCCGCCCATGGAGTAGTGCTGGGTGGGGCGCACCGGTATCCACTCCTTAGCGGGATCGATACCGAGGAAGTAGTTACATATATCCTTCACTTCACGTAATTTTTTATCTATATGGGCAGCACCGAGGACAGTAATATCCAGCCACAGGTGGTCACCGTAGGGGCTCTCCACCCCTTTACCGGCACGCATGTGCTCGGCCATGCGACGGGAAACCACATCGCGGGAGGCGAGCTCCTTCTTCTCCGGCTCGTAGTCTGGCATGAAGCGGTGTCCATCTTTGTCTCGCAGCAGGCCGCCATCACCCCGACACCCTTCTGTGACCAAAATACCTGCCGGCACGATGGCCGTGGGGTGAAACTGTACCGCCTCCAGATTAGCCAGTGGAGCAACACCAGTCTCCAGCGCCAGCGCCTGCCCTATACCCTCGTTAATCACCGCATTGGTTGAGACACCATATATCCGCCCATAACCACCGGTTGCCATGACGCAGGCCTTAGCCAGATAGGCACTCAATTCACCACTGATCAGATCACGAACAACTGCACCATGACAGCGCTTCCCGTCATGAATAAGCGCCACCGCCTCTTTGCGCTCGTGCACCGGCACCTCTTCAGCGTTGGCCCTGTCACCAAGCGCATAGAGCATGGCGTGGCCGGTGCCGTCGGAGGTATAGCAGGTACGCCACTTTTTGGTGCCGCCAAAGTCCCTCGCAGTGATCAGGCCGTGGGCCCGGTCCTGAGCGGTCAGCGTCTCTCTCTGACCGCCAATAACCACCTCATGGTCACCTCTGGTTACGCGATTCCAGGATACGCCCCAGGCGGCAAGCTCACGCACCGCCTTCGGCGCCATATGAGTGAACAGTCGCGCCACCTCCTGATCACAACCCCAGTCGCTGCCACGCACCGTGTCCTGAAAGTGGACATCCTCGTTATCTCCCGTCCCCTTGACGCAGTTACCGAGGCTCGCCTGCATGCCGCCCTGAGCCGCCACCGAGTGGGAGCGCTTGGCAGGCACCAGTGACAATACCAGCGTCTCTAATCCCCGGCGTTTGACACCAATGGCGGTGCGCATACCGGCAAGGCCGCCACCAATCACCAGTACATCGGTATAGACCACTTTCATTGATGCGCCTCCACCCAGGCGGGTGTATAAAGCTCACCCTCATGGGGGGCGTGTTCAATACCGATCTTCACAAAGGCACTAAGGGTTGTCAGGCCGAGAATCAGGAAGAAGCTGGTCAGCGCCCACTTCATCCGCTTCAGTCGCCGGCGCGTCTGTTCGGGGTCAGCTGCGGAAAACCAGCCCCACTTCACCGCCAGACGATAGAGACCCACCACACCATGGAGCTCTACGGCAAACAGCAGCAGCAGATAAAGCGGCCAGAGGCGACCGCTCCAGACTCTGTCGGCAGAGGCGTAGGGACCAATCAGTTCAGGCTGGGAGAGCATAATGTAGAGATGTGCCGGGGCGAGAAAAAACATCAGGAAGCCGGTAACAACCTGCACCATCCATAGGTTGGTGTCGGTATGACCCATCCGCCCCATATGCAGCCAGAAGCCCTGGTACTGACGCCAGCTGTCGGGAAACTTGCGCAGTGCCAGCAGGGCATGAACCAACAATAACAGTAATACCGCAGCGACGAATAGACTCACCAGAAGAGGCAGTGGGTAACCGAGGAAGAAGTAGCCTTCAAAGAAGCGCGCCATTCTCCAAAACGCATCCTTACCAATAAGGATGGAGGAGACAAAGAACATGTGCAGCCACATAAACAGGGCGAGCAACAGACCAGTGGCACTCTGCAACAGATCGAGACGTGCAGGCCAGGTTGAA from Candidatus Sedimenticola sp. (ex Thyasira tokunagai) carries:
- a CDS encoding EAL domain-containing protein, with protein sequence MEQEAKRVSPIPSWLGYGLLYFLTHLLGVQFASFFNQPPPLSIAAGVALAALLSHGYKLLPSIAVGAGASLFFSGTSWEITIGLTFSILLEAVLAYWMIERSTTISKLFALSRNTAAFLLFGVVVAPLAGAVGMTSTFWLSGLIDNELVGNQLLSFWLSDACGVLLIVPLIIAWRKRSTGTNHRQLELFLLLLSTVLVSLITFGLLNEGRYPLAHLPLPILVWVLFRFGLRTLSLILLLVSAFAIAATIQQLGPFVTGGDRAASFLLLQLYITIAGASALMIKALLHEHSIALKQLALTAKVIDYTPDAIVVTNRRGQVLTVNPAFRKNTGFSSREIVGKSLSLLSSGHHDSSFFTSMWQRLACEGEWSGEIWNRSKSGTTLPEWLHITAMRNKAGEITHYIGIYSSIARQQQVMDRIHELAYYDILTHLPNRQLFTDRLLQALKYAGRNKQTLALMFLDLDRFKNVNDTLGHGIGDKVLTEASRRLLGCVRQADTLARLGGDEFTIILQNINEKFDAVVVADKILEAFRKPFQIGEHELFITTSIGIALYPKDGHNSEELIKYADTAMYRAKGLSGNTYQLFASGMSETYEWNLEMETALRRAIETGAIQMLYQPQFDLQNGAIIGVEALARWHDPSLGDISPEVFIQVAENTGLIHRLGEQTLKIAIRQAGRWGEAGVKGLRVSINVSTLQLRQRDFLERVEAITSLSRNSGNRLELEVTETSVMENAEFMEETLRSISSLGLELAVDDFGTGYSSLSYLKRLPIDRLKIDQSFVRDLPDNSNDAAICRAIIAMAHSLNLRVIAEGVETEQQRAFLQRENCDEMQGFLISKPVSADEITEMVHQGYWQIG
- a CDS encoding fumarate reductase iron-sulfur subunit produces the protein MSRILNFHILRHNPADTESRPELVTYNLEEAPGMTLFIALNQIRENQATSLAFDFVCRAGVCGSCGMIINGRPGLACRTLTEALPDEITLLPLPTFELIADLSVNTGKWMSAMNHRLQNWVHLHQKPEIDRMEPPMEPDLAEAIYELDRCIECGCCVTACGTAIMRDNFIGAVGINKVAHFRLDPRDDRSDDDYYQVIGDDDGVFGCMSLLGCQDICPKELSLQTQIAFIRRKMAMKGLFPEK
- a CDS encoding fumarate reductase flavoprotein subunit yields the protein MKVVYTDVLVIGGGLAGMRTAIGVKRRGLETLVLSLVPAKRSHSVAAQGGMQASLGNCVKGTGDNEDVHFQDTVRGSDWGCDQEVARLFTHMAPKAVRELAAWGVSWNRVTRGDHEVVIGGQRETLTAQDRAHGLITARDFGGTKKWRTCYTSDGTGHAMLYALGDRANAEEVPVHERKEAVALIHDGKRCHGAVVRDLISGELSAYLAKACVMATGGYGRIYGVSTNAVINEGIGQALALETGVAPLANLEAVQFHPTAIVPAGILVTEGCRGDGGLLRDKDGHRFMPDYEPEKKELASRDVVSRRMAEHMRAGKGVESPYGDHLWLDITVLGAAHIDKKLREVKDICNYFLGIDPAKEWIPVRPTQHYSMGGIRTDYRGESPWLKGLFACGEVACWDMHGFNRLGGNSVAETVVSGMLVSEYVADFCEDEKGGLNPSVSLAETFVARERRRLQQLCDREGGESAVELKKEMESIMMERVGLFRNGTDLETAVAVLESLLSRSRRLSLADNRPGANPELVLAYRLPRMLKIAIGVALGALQRTESRGAHFREDHPGRNDREWLNRSLFFWRDEEATRPEVEYQPLDIKTMELPPGFRGYGEKNITEHPDAPSRQTEVDAEGESSGADRHLLQDRLMPFRQLLPEKYRGDNERLDELPE
- a CDS encoding fumarate reductase cytochrome b subunit gives rise to the protein MSIKTASKKKLSTWPARLDLLQSATGLLLALFMWLHMFFVSSILIGKDAFWRMARFFEGYFFLGYPLPLLVSLFVAAVLLLLLVHALLALRKFPDSWRQYQGFWLHMGRMGHTDTNLWMVQVVTGFLMFFLAPAHLYIMLSQPELIGPYASADRVWSGRLWPLYLLLLFAVELHGVVGLYRLAVKWGWFSAADPEQTRRRLKRMKWALTSFFLILGLTTLSAFVKIGIEHAPHEGELYTPAWVEAHQ